In a single window of the Natronosalvus caseinilyticus genome:
- a CDS encoding inorganic phosphate transporter has translation MPEPLLIFAILIAVFVGFNIGGSTTAPAFGPAVGASLVPKVVAGGLMAVFFGLGAATIGRRVVDTLGQQVLHDSSLFTLESSIVILGLVGLALFAGNRTGVPASTSMTTVGVIAGLGVASGELQWATMREILFWWVVAPIAGFAVSVVVGYVYYQRVADWISSSSADEPLFAIDRSGTIPTVTVTSSQRDELLAGVIVVGVGCLMAFSSGTSNIANVVAPLIGGGVIEMPIGIGLGSAAVALGALTIARRTLETLGSDIVELPLPAALVASTVSATIIVVLSLLGIPASFVVVATVSIAGLGWSRTLRGDGDSENRLSTPVGDGGVEPAEKHGALTPTGDGEPERELDFDPLESARVVTLQHVLPGVATASAYVVFSVAPVY, from the coding sequence ATGCCCGAGCCACTGCTGATTTTTGCTATTCTCATCGCCGTCTTCGTCGGATTCAACATTGGAGGCTCGACGACGGCGCCGGCGTTCGGACCCGCTGTCGGGGCGTCGCTCGTCCCGAAAGTCGTCGCTGGGGGGTTGATGGCCGTCTTCTTCGGCCTCGGTGCCGCAACGATCGGCCGTCGCGTCGTCGACACGCTCGGACAGCAGGTACTCCACGATTCGTCGCTCTTCACGCTCGAGTCGAGCATCGTTATTCTCGGCCTCGTCGGCCTCGCGCTGTTCGCCGGGAATCGGACTGGCGTTCCGGCCTCGACCTCGATGACGACCGTCGGGGTGATCGCGGGTCTCGGCGTGGCCAGCGGCGAGCTGCAGTGGGCGACGATGCGTGAAATCCTGTTCTGGTGGGTCGTCGCCCCGATCGCTGGGTTCGCCGTCTCGGTAGTCGTCGGTTACGTCTACTACCAGCGAGTCGCCGACTGGATCTCGTCATCGAGTGCAGACGAGCCGCTGTTCGCGATCGACCGATCGGGAACGATCCCGACGGTGACCGTCACCTCGAGCCAGCGCGACGAGTTGCTGGCCGGTGTGATCGTCGTCGGGGTCGGCTGTCTCATGGCGTTCAGTTCGGGCACGTCTAACATCGCGAACGTCGTCGCCCCGTTGATCGGCGGCGGCGTGATCGAGATGCCGATCGGGATCGGTCTTGGCTCGGCCGCTGTCGCCCTGGGTGCACTGACGATCGCCCGTCGGACCCTCGAGACGCTAGGGAGTGACATCGTCGAACTGCCGCTCCCTGCCGCGCTCGTCGCCTCGACGGTCAGCGCGACGATCATTGTCGTGCTCTCGTTACTGGGGATTCCCGCCAGTTTCGTCGTCGTCGCGACGGTCTCCATCGCCGGACTCGGCTGGAGCCGAACGCTTCGAGGCGACGGCGATTCCGAGAACAGGCTCTCGACACCCGTGGGTGACGGTGGTGTCGAGCCAGCCGAGAAACACGGTGCCCTCACGCCGACAGGAGACGGCGAGCCCGAACGCGAACTGGACTTCGATCCGCTCGAGAGTGCCCGAGTCGTCACCCTCCAGCACGTGCTCCCCGGCGTCGCGACCGCCAGTGCCTACGTCGTGTTTTCCGTCGCACCGGTCTACTGA
- a CDS encoding heme ABC transporter ATP-binding protein, with the protein MTASSPRPLVEIDNLQVAYGNLEVLEGVSLDVDRGEFVGLVGPNGAGKTTLLRALSGAITPASGDVRIDGEDVATLASRETSRLVSVVPQNTSLSFAFDVRTVVEMGRYPHRSRFSPPSEADRRQVDRALERTRTARFADRPIDAVSGGERQRVLIARALAQDTPLLLLDEPTASLDVNHQVETLELARELAADGRAVVAAIHDLDLAARYCDRLLVLADGSMRAAGQPAEVLTAEVLASAFDANATVTRHPVTGAASVTAFPRSEHGDRDTVDDEEIESTTPARLEGRRVHVVGTGETAADVIERFERAGAEVTVGPAPVGGIVDQRATERSLECVRTEPFAPVSATARKRVDELVGAADATVLVDFDLAPGTQLLLEALEAAPSLVALDTRPLSERNFVGEAGTERYRRVEAGALEATEGSVLEVTARTIAERDADVRETAFDDPSSDDD; encoded by the coding sequence GTGACCGCCTCGTCCCCCCGACCGCTCGTCGAAATAGACAACCTCCAGGTCGCCTATGGAAACCTCGAGGTCCTCGAGGGCGTCTCACTCGACGTCGATCGCGGCGAGTTCGTCGGGCTTGTGGGTCCGAACGGCGCGGGGAAGACCACGCTCTTGCGAGCGCTCAGCGGCGCGATCACGCCCGCGAGCGGCGACGTCCGGATCGATGGCGAGGACGTCGCGACGCTCGCTTCCCGCGAGACGAGCCGACTGGTGAGCGTCGTTCCCCAGAACACCTCGCTGTCGTTCGCCTTCGACGTCCGCACCGTGGTCGAGATGGGGCGCTACCCCCATCGATCGCGGTTTTCCCCGCCTTCCGAGGCCGACCGTCGGCAGGTCGACCGGGCGCTCGAGCGGACGCGAACGGCCCGCTTCGCCGATCGGCCAATCGACGCGGTTAGCGGCGGCGAACGCCAGCGGGTACTCATCGCTCGCGCGCTCGCTCAGGACACGCCCCTGCTGTTGCTCGACGAACCGACGGCGAGCCTGGACGTGAACCACCAGGTCGAAACGCTCGAGCTGGCCCGCGAACTGGCCGCTGATGGTCGGGCGGTCGTCGCCGCGATTCACGACCTGGACCTGGCGGCCCGGTACTGCGATCGATTGCTCGTTCTCGCCGACGGGTCGATGCGGGCTGCCGGGCAGCCTGCCGAGGTGCTGACCGCCGAGGTACTCGCGTCCGCGTTCGACGCCAACGCGACCGTGACCCGCCACCCGGTGACGGGGGCGGCGAGCGTGACGGCGTTTCCGCGCTCAGAGCACGGTGATCGCGATACCGTGGACGACGAGGAGATCGAATCGACGACCCCGGCGAGGCTCGAGGGGCGGCGCGTTCACGTCGTGGGGACGGGAGAAACCGCCGCCGACGTGATAGAACGATTCGAACGCGCGGGCGCCGAGGTGACGGTCGGTCCCGCTCCAGTCGGGGGAATTGTCGACCAACGTGCGACCGAACGTAGCCTCGAGTGCGTGCGAACCGAACCGTTCGCGCCAGTTTCGGCCACTGCTCGGAAACGCGTGGACGAACTCGTCGGCGCGGCCGACGCGACAGTGCTCGTCGACTTCGACCTCGCGCCCGGAACGCAACTCCTGCTCGAGGCGCTCGAGGCCGCGCCGTCGCTGGTCGCCCTCGACACCCGGCCGCTGTCCGAGCGGAACTTCGTCGGCGAGGCGGGGACGGAGCGATACCGACGGGTCGAGGCGGGCGCACTCGAGGCGACCGAGGGGTCGGTGCTCGAGGTGACGGCGAGAACCATCGCCGAGCGAGATGCTGACGTTCGCGAAACCGCCTTCGACGACCCCTCGAGCGACGACGACTGA
- a CDS encoding PQQ-binding-like beta-propeller repeat protein, which produces MSDHSRRTFLRRTGLTITAGSALAAASGTTAVASTAADPGDWPSLGGRSGNNARVASGIDDPGSLEVAWSCDCGGHIAVVDETVYLRADDGSVHAYDAADGSQLWQTDDLGADRTPAVADETVYVGGEALTAVDAKNGDVRWRLDLEYSDGIRSPNVADGVVFVVGDGVLYALEASSGKEQWQFDPDDGELHESSVPIDDGAVFVADETRLYAREASDGSERWTFDLEANDDDGQFRAITPVVDYGTLAAGYRGESDAGLSYHDVESGGRVARVAGRAHNHPPVIGSELVYTVDGTNNDTATGHDLETGEKEWEPEPSGEGTSPLIIDEEHVYAGLKSDSESTDEDEESWMRFYAFDAWDGSVDWERDTRAVLSPLALVDETLYVGSVDGDALAALRPGGEGEDGDNDDEGSEIDDDTDDQENGSDGSDDTDDGGSGDESSDISEGNESDSTDNSSGADETNETNETIGSNDTENESETGDGGSSADETPGFTGIGALAGGGLALEWLRRRVDEDESEE; this is translated from the coding sequence ATGTCAGACCACAGCCGACGAACGTTTCTCCGGCGTACCGGGCTAACGATCACCGCCGGAAGTGCCCTCGCCGCAGCGAGTGGGACGACTGCCGTCGCATCGACGGCCGCCGACCCGGGAGACTGGCCTTCCCTCGGCGGGAGGTCCGGAAACAACGCGCGGGTCGCCTCGGGAATCGACGACCCCGGGTCCCTCGAGGTCGCCTGGTCGTGTGACTGTGGCGGCCATATCGCAGTCGTCGACGAGACGGTCTACCTCCGAGCGGACGACGGCTCCGTCCACGCCTACGACGCCGCGGACGGGTCACAGCTGTGGCAAACCGACGACCTCGGCGCCGATCGGACGCCGGCGGTTGCCGACGAAACTGTTTACGTCGGCGGCGAGGCACTCACTGCGGTCGACGCCAAGAACGGCGACGTTCGCTGGCGGCTCGATCTCGAGTATAGCGACGGGATTCGCTCACCGAACGTCGCCGACGGAGTCGTGTTCGTCGTCGGCGACGGCGTCCTCTACGCGCTCGAGGCCTCGAGTGGGAAAGAACAGTGGCAGTTCGATCCGGACGACGGGGAGCTACACGAATCGTCGGTCCCGATCGACGACGGTGCCGTTTTTGTCGCGGACGAGACGCGCCTGTACGCACGCGAGGCCAGCGACGGTTCCGAACGCTGGACGTTCGACCTCGAGGCCAACGACGACGATGGACAGTTCAGGGCGATCACGCCGGTCGTGGACTACGGCACCCTGGCTGCCGGCTATCGGGGCGAGTCGGACGCTGGGCTCTCCTACCACGACGTCGAATCCGGGGGTCGAGTCGCTCGCGTGGCCGGTCGAGCGCACAATCACCCACCCGTGATCGGTTCGGAACTCGTCTATACCGTCGATGGGACGAACAACGATACCGCGACGGGCCACGATCTCGAGACGGGGGAGAAGGAGTGGGAACCGGAGCCGTCCGGCGAAGGGACCAGTCCGCTCATCATCGACGAAGAGCACGTCTACGCCGGTCTCAAGAGTGATTCAGAATCGACAGACGAGGACGAGGAGTCCTGGATGCGCTTTTACGCGTTCGACGCCTGGGATGGCTCCGTCGATTGGGAGCGAGACACCAGGGCAGTACTGAGTCCCCTCGCACTCGTCGACGAAACGCTCTACGTCGGGAGCGTCGACGGCGACGCACTGGCCGCGTTGCGGCCGGGCGGTGAGGGCGAGGATGGGGACAACGACGACGAAGGGAGCGAGATTGACGACGATACCGACGACCAGGAGAACGGCTCCGACGGAAGTGACGATACTGACGACGGCGGCTCCGGGGACGAATCGAGCGACATCAGCGAGGGCAACGAGAGCGATAGTACCGACAACTCGAGCGGTGCCGATGAGACGAACGAGACCAACGAGACCATCGGCTCCAACGACACCGAAAACGAATCCGAAACCGGGGACGGCGGATCGTCCGCTGACGAGACCCCTGGATTCACCGGCATTGGGGCACTCGCTGGCGGCGGACTCGCCCTCGAGTGGCTGCGACGTCGCGTCGACGAGGACGAATCCGAGGAGTGA
- a CDS encoding H/ACA ribonucleoprotein complex subunit GAR1 — MRRVGTVVRTAQGLAVLRAEPVGDGDGGDRRDGGDRGDGGDGGDDSGRNAIGTMVLNDSLETVGRVVDVFGPVDRPYLAVTPQSSVHLPGLVGSTLYAR, encoded by the coding sequence ATGCGGCGGGTTGGAACGGTCGTTCGGACGGCCCAGGGGCTCGCGGTGTTGCGGGCTGAGCCTGTGGGCGACGGGGACGGCGGGGACAGAAGGGACGGCGGGGACAGAGGGGACGGAGGGGACGGCGGGGACGATAGCGGACGAAACGCCATCGGTACGATGGTCCTGAACGACTCCCTCGAAACCGTCGGTCGCGTCGTCGACGTGTTCGGTCCGGTCGATCGACCGTATCTCGCGGTTACGCCGCAGTCGAGCGTTCACCTGCCCGGTCTCGTCGGGTCGACACTGTACGCACGATAA
- a CDS encoding DUF7575 domain-containing protein, producing the protein MNRPFSRKRPWLAALLGVLVTGFGHCYLRRWRRALGWIVLLIGVSIAFVETATIEALAAGEGADLAELSPLLFVAVLSVVDAYLLAVAHNQVVQRTPAPDGSLTHCQYCGKELDTDLEFCHWCTSDLSDITYLSDVEGKQETFSESDR; encoded by the coding sequence ATGAATCGGCCGTTCTCGAGGAAGCGCCCGTGGCTCGCCGCGTTGCTCGGGGTACTCGTCACCGGCTTCGGTCACTGTTACCTCCGGCGCTGGCGACGAGCACTGGGCTGGATCGTCCTCCTGATCGGCGTCAGCATCGCGTTCGTCGAGACGGCCACGATCGAGGCCCTCGCAGCCGGGGAGGGTGCAGATCTGGCGGAACTGTCCCCGCTCCTGTTCGTCGCGGTTCTCAGCGTCGTCGACGCGTATCTGCTCGCGGTGGCGCACAATCAGGTCGTCCAGCGGACACCCGCACCCGACGGGAGCCTCACGCACTGCCAGTACTGTGGGAAGGAACTCGATACGGACCTCGAGTTCTGCCACTGGTGTACGAGCGATCTCTCGGACATTACGTATCTCTCGGACGTCGAAGGGAAACAGGAGACGTTCTCCGAGTCGGACCGGTAG
- the srp19 gene encoding signal recognition particle subunit SRP19, with the protein MVENVIWPAYLDSTRSRAEGRRVPLELAVEEPTVEEIAKAVQQIGYDATVERDKAYSREHWEPRGRVVVRGTEDSTKNDLVQAVAAYVVALRE; encoded by the coding sequence ATGGTCGAGAACGTCATCTGGCCCGCGTACCTGGATTCCACCCGCTCGCGGGCCGAGGGGCGACGCGTACCCCTCGAGCTGGCAGTCGAGGAGCCGACGGTCGAGGAAATCGCGAAGGCGGTCCAGCAGATCGGCTACGACGCGACTGTCGAGCGCGACAAAGCCTACTCGAGAGAACACTGGGAGCCTCGTGGCCGGGTCGTCGTCCGCGGAACCGAGGACTCGACGAAGAACGACCTCGTCCAGGCAGTCGCGGCGTACGTCGTCGCGCTGCGAGAGTGA
- a CDS encoding PGF-CTERM-anchored ABC transporter substrate-binding protein — protein sequence MRKPLAVLIAVLVVIGGFAPMAVAGSSTGSVPTAQSTSDCEYPLTVTDATGTEVTLEEPPERIVALQPSDTKIVYGIGAEDRLVGMPINEYTASHDPGDRTDISIPDELHIDVETVIDLEPDIVLAADVTLEEDVEQLRDAGITVYHFKTATSLDDVRDITTRTGELTGECGGAEERIDWMDERLEVIETALEGEDRPLAFWSLGFGYTAGANTFQDEVLTTAGVDNLAAEVGLEGWPEISDEVVVEEDPDWIIYGVNEEGEDPALSEGAMQTTAYENDQLVAVDANTINQPAPDVVYAIETIVEAVHPEAYAEIEAELEGGIDADDEQTDDDQSNESEADSDAETDDDERDEENETADDGESEDSIPGFGVPAALAALVCLLGLRRL from the coding sequence ATGCGAAAACCACTGGCCGTATTGATTGCTGTGCTAGTCGTCATCGGCGGCTTCGCGCCGATGGCAGTCGCCGGTAGTAGTACTGGTAGCGTTCCGACCGCTCAGTCCACCTCGGACTGTGAGTATCCACTGACGGTTACGGACGCGACCGGTACGGAGGTCACGCTCGAAGAACCGCCGGAGCGCATCGTCGCGCTCCAACCGAGTGACACCAAAATCGTCTATGGTATCGGCGCCGAAGACCGACTCGTCGGCATGCCGATCAACGAGTACACCGCCAGTCACGACCCCGGCGACCGGACCGACATCAGCATCCCCGACGAACTTCACATCGACGTCGAAACGGTGATCGACCTCGAGCCCGACATCGTCCTCGCGGCAGACGTAACGCTTGAGGAGGACGTCGAACAGCTCCGAGATGCCGGCATCACGGTCTATCACTTCAAGACGGCGACATCCCTCGACGACGTCCGCGATATTACGACCCGGACCGGCGAACTCACCGGTGAGTGCGGCGGCGCCGAAGAGCGGATCGACTGGATGGACGAACGCCTCGAGGTCATCGAGACGGCACTTGAGGGCGAGGACCGACCGCTCGCGTTCTGGTCGCTCGGCTTTGGATACACGGCCGGCGCCAACACGTTCCAGGACGAAGTGCTGACGACTGCTGGCGTCGATAACCTCGCTGCAGAAGTGGGACTCGAGGGCTGGCCCGAGATCAGCGACGAAGTGGTTGTCGAGGAGGACCCCGATTGGATCATCTACGGCGTCAACGAGGAAGGGGAAGATCCGGCCCTCTCCGAGGGGGCGATGCAGACGACCGCCTACGAGAACGACCAACTGGTCGCCGTCGACGCGAACACGATCAATCAGCCGGCACCCGACGTCGTCTACGCAATCGAGACGATCGTCGAGGCGGTCCACCCCGAGGCGTACGCGGAAATCGAGGCTGAACTCGAGGGTGGCATCGACGCCGATGACGAGCAGACCGACGACGATCAATCGAACGAAAGCGAAGCTGATTCCGACGCGGAGACCGACGACGATGAGCGTGACGAGGAGAACGAAACTGCGGACGATGGCGAATCCGAGGATTCCATCCCCGGCTTCGGCGTACCTGCGGCACTGGCTGCCCTGGTGTGTCTACTTGGACTGCGTCGGTTGTAA
- a CDS encoding presenilin family intramembrane aspartyl protease PSH, which produces MNERIRLGSAVGFTCLLFIGVQFGALALVEPFTAAEMQAVEDPSDPTNSLIYVGAILVMTAFMLAAFKYDLQWVIRGLIVGVSVMLSWFVFAEILPPVATVASFGVLPLFVSLGVGAALVIYPEWYVIDLAGVVMGAGAAGLFGISFGLLPALVLLVVLAVYDAISVYRTEHMLDLAEGVMDLHIPVVLVVPTSLSYSFLEAGEVPGEIKNRDAGSTTNGGSPETDADDSDGSTVESTDQEAAENEREREWTEPEQTEPEPDTEPEGVRDALFIGLGDAVIPTILIASAASFLEAGALDVPLITLNAPALGGVLGTLAGLLVLMAMVLKGRPHAGLPLLNSGAIGGYLVGALWAGVPIATALGL; this is translated from the coding sequence ATGAACGAGCGGATCCGGTTGGGCAGCGCGGTCGGGTTCACCTGCCTCCTCTTTATCGGCGTCCAGTTCGGCGCGCTCGCGCTAGTCGAACCCTTCACCGCCGCCGAGATGCAGGCCGTCGAGGACCCCTCCGACCCGACGAACAGCCTAATCTACGTCGGGGCGATTCTCGTGATGACGGCGTTCATGCTTGCGGCGTTCAAGTACGACCTCCAGTGGGTCATCCGGGGACTCATCGTCGGCGTGAGCGTCATGCTCTCGTGGTTCGTCTTCGCCGAAATCCTCCCGCCTGTCGCCACGGTTGCCTCGTTCGGTGTCCTCCCCCTCTTCGTCTCGCTGGGCGTCGGTGCCGCCCTCGTGATCTATCCCGAGTGGTACGTCATCGACCTCGCCGGCGTCGTCATGGGCGCGGGTGCAGCCGGACTCTTCGGGATTAGCTTCGGCCTCCTGCCCGCTCTCGTCTTGCTCGTCGTGCTCGCCGTCTACGACGCGATTAGCGTCTACCGGACGGAACACATGCTCGACCTCGCCGAGGGCGTGATGGACCTGCACATTCCCGTCGTCCTCGTCGTGCCGACCTCGCTGTCGTACTCCTTCCTCGAGGCTGGCGAGGTGCCCGGTGAAATCAAGAATCGAGACGCGGGATCGACGACCAACGGCGGTTCCCCGGAAACCGATGCGGACGATTCCGACGGTTCAACCGTCGAATCGACCGATCAAGAGGCCGCCGAGAACGAACGAGAGCGAGAGTGGACAGAGCCAGAGCAAACAGAGCCAGAACCGGACACAGAACCTGAAGGCGTCCGCGACGCCCTCTTCATCGGTCTCGGTGACGCCGTCATCCCAACCATCCTGATCGCCAGCGCCGCCTCCTTCCTCGAGGCCGGCGCGCTCGACGTCCCGCTGATCACGCTCAACGCGCCCGCGCTCGGTGGCGTGCTGGGCACGCTCGCGGGGCTGCTGGTCCTGATGGCCATGGTCCTCAAGGGCCGACCGCACGCCGGACTGCCGTTACTGAACTCGGGAGCGATCGGCGGTTACCTCGTCGGCGCGCTGTGGGCTGGCGTCCCAATCGCGACGGCGCTCGGCCTGTGA
- the btuC gene encoding vitamin B12 ABC transporter permease BtuC: MRERDRILSWASGLTLLLGVVVVTSAGFGPVKIDPITVAHAILNAVVIPSGVVFGSLTVPLFEWSIPVPRLEYTGLFSFEIRDAHQTIVANVRLPRIAVAATVGFALAAAGTVMQGFFRNPLADPSIIGVSTGAAVGAVATIAFPALVPIGLRPAAFATAIATALLVYTIATNGGRTPVATLLLAGVAVQAFLGAMISYMLVHSGNSLREAVVWLMGHLSNSTWSDVSLSLPFVLAGVIVLGAYTREMNVLLLGEEDAHHLGVDVERTKILLLAVASVVTAASVAVAGVIGFVGLVVPHVMRLVVGPDHRILLPTSALAGASFLVATDTLARAGPAEVPVGIVTAALGAPFFLFLLVRREVHSL; encoded by the coding sequence GTGAGAGAACGGGATCGGATCCTCTCGTGGGCATCGGGGTTGACGCTGCTCCTGGGGGTGGTTGTCGTCACCAGTGCCGGCTTCGGCCCGGTCAAAATCGATCCAATTACGGTGGCGCATGCCATTCTTAACGCGGTCGTGATCCCGTCAGGGGTCGTATTCGGAAGCCTGACTGTGCCACTGTTCGAGTGGTCTATCCCCGTTCCGAGGCTCGAGTACACCGGTCTGTTCTCGTTCGAGATTCGCGACGCCCACCAGACGATCGTCGCGAACGTTCGACTCCCGCGTATTGCGGTCGCAGCGACGGTCGGTTTCGCACTCGCTGCTGCGGGAACGGTCATGCAGGGGTTCTTCCGGAACCCACTCGCCGATCCGTCGATCATCGGCGTCTCCACCGGCGCAGCGGTCGGCGCCGTCGCGACCATCGCGTTTCCAGCGCTCGTCCCGATCGGACTGCGGCCGGCGGCATTCGCGACAGCGATTGCGACGGCGCTTCTCGTCTACACAATCGCAACCAACGGCGGGAGGACTCCCGTCGCGACGCTGTTGCTCGCCGGCGTCGCTGTCCAGGCGTTTCTCGGTGCGATGATCTCGTACATGCTCGTCCATAGCGGCAACAGTCTCAGGGAGGCGGTCGTCTGGCTGATGGGGCACCTCTCGAACAGTACCTGGAGCGACGTATCGCTCTCGTTACCGTTCGTTCTCGCCGGCGTGATCGTACTCGGCGCGTACACCAGAGAGATGAACGTGCTCTTACTCGGCGAAGAGGACGCCCACCACCTCGGCGTGGACGTCGAACGAACCAAAATACTCCTCCTCGCGGTTGCGAGCGTCGTCACGGCTGCGAGCGTCGCTGTTGCGGGCGTCATCGGCTTCGTCGGACTGGTCGTCCCGCACGTGATGCGTCTGGTCGTCGGACCCGACCACCGAATCCTGCTCCCGACAAGCGCGCTCGCCGGCGCCTCGTTTCTGGTCGCGACGGACACCCTCGCTCGAGCAGGGCCCGCAGAGGTTCCGGTCGGAATCGTCACGGCAGCCCTCGGCGCGCCGTTTTTCCTCTTTCTACTCGTTCGACGGGAGGTGCACTCGCTGTGA
- the cysS gene encoding cysteine--tRNA ligase, producing MTLHVTNTLTGETEPFEPQDPDNVLLYYCGLTVSDPPHLGHARSWVHVDVMHRWLEHLGYGVRHVENFTDVNEKIVARVGQDDLGDDEAAVAETYVQRTIEDMRSLNLLRAEVYPRVSEHIPEIIDLVETLVESGYAYESNGSVYFDVTTFENYGALSNQDIESIEAQGEPDEQAEKRHPADFALWKAGPVSEEAVHEHSKGATWEETPTGQTWDSPWGEGRPGWHIECSAMSMTHLGETLDVHVGGRDLVFPHHENEIAQSEAATGHRFARYWLHCELFQMGETKMSSSLGNFVTVDEAVETWGANVLRTFLTAGAYNSQQLYSDETIAEAEERWERLERAYDAAVDALDSPAAKSKLADEELRESVDAAREAFTEAMNDDFNTREAQSALLEVASATNRHLEGAEGESESGSKAYDYQGLKRAVETLEDLGGVLGLTFGGVDASGDVELAGEVVELVLEIREQERDAGNYERADELRDELEAIGVEVQDTDEGPTYRLP from the coding sequence ATGACCCTGCACGTGACGAATACGTTGACGGGCGAGACGGAGCCGTTCGAGCCACAGGATCCCGATAACGTCCTCCTCTACTACTGTGGCCTGACGGTTTCGGACCCGCCCCACCTCGGGCACGCCCGCTCGTGGGTGCACGTCGACGTGATGCACCGCTGGCTCGAGCACCTCGGCTACGGCGTCCGTCACGTCGAGAACTTCACCGACGTCAACGAGAAGATCGTCGCCCGCGTCGGCCAGGACGACCTCGGCGACGACGAAGCCGCAGTCGCCGAAACCTACGTCCAACGGACGATCGAAGACATGCGCTCGCTGAACCTCCTGCGCGCGGAGGTCTACCCCAGGGTATCGGAGCACATCCCCGAGATCATCGACCTCGTGGAGACGCTGGTCGAGTCGGGCTACGCCTACGAATCCAACGGCTCGGTCTACTTCGACGTGACGACGTTCGAGAACTACGGCGCGCTCTCGAACCAGGACATCGAGTCGATCGAAGCCCAGGGCGAACCCGACGAACAGGCCGAGAAGCGCCACCCGGCCGACTTCGCGCTCTGGAAGGCAGGTCCGGTCTCGGAGGAGGCGGTCCACGAACACAGCAAGGGCGCGACCTGGGAGGAGACGCCGACCGGCCAGACCTGGGACTCGCCGTGGGGCGAGGGCCGACCGGGCTGGCACATCGAGTGTTCGGCGATGAGCATGACCCACCTCGGGGAGACCCTCGACGTTCACGTCGGCGGCCGGGACCTCGTCTTTCCCCACCACGAGAACGAAATCGCCCAGAGCGAGGCCGCGACGGGCCACCGGTTCGCCCGCTACTGGCTCCACTGCGAGCTGTTCCAGATGGGCGAGACGAAGATGTCCTCGAGTCTGGGTAACTTCGTCACCGTCGACGAGGCCGTCGAGACGTGGGGGGCCAACGTCCTTCGCACGTTCCTCACCGCGGGCGCGTACAACAGCCAGCAACTCTACAGCGACGAGACCATCGCGGAGGCCGAAGAGCGCTGGGAACGCCTCGAGCGCGCCTACGACGCCGCCGTCGACGCCCTCGATTCCCCCGCCGCGAAGTCGAAACTCGCCGACGAGGAGCTTCGCGAGTCCGTGGACGCCGCACGGGAGGCGTTCACCGAGGCGATGAACGACGACTTCAACACGCGGGAAGCGCAGTCGGCACTGCTCGAGGTCGCGAGCGCGACGAATCGTCACCTCGAGGGCGCCGAAGGCGAGAGCGAATCGGGGTCGAAAGCGTACGACTACCAGGGTCTGAAACGAGCCGTCGAGACCCTCGAGGACCTCGGCGGCGTGCTCGGGTTGACCTTCGGCGGCGTCGACGCGAGCGGCGACGTCGAACTCGCAGGCGAAGTCGTCGAGCTGGTCCTCGAGATACGCGAACAGGAGCGAGACGCGGGTAACTACGAACGCGCCGACGAGTTGCGCGACGAACTCGAGGCCATCGGCGTCGAGGTGCAGGACACGGACGAGGGGCCGACGTATCGGCTTCCGTGA